A genome region from Portunus trituberculatus isolate SZX2019 chromosome 40, ASM1759143v1, whole genome shotgun sequence includes the following:
- the LOC123516043 gene encoding neurogenic differentiation factor 1-like: MPCSIDHPSYALKMIDTSNQREGQSKSRPCHILPSCNEDSINSSRAGTSTEKYGLRPRTIIKRLQLDRGHQQVSKEPKGLAHPKSRPAPLSKYRRKTANARERHRMREINNAFESLRRVLPDKIEMEAASSSRTKITTLRLAADYIRALNDVLQEDGGEALCSLQCSAQNTLLRVAPVPPRHHLLPLDYYSPATHMAPSASRGSLSTSSCSDLEDLLSDDSCSLLDDNFDVFHFSNLSLPDPSELLLGEEKDNIAFNTQLCN; this comes from the coding sequence ATGCCTTGCAGCATTGATCATCCATCATACGCTCTTAAGATGATCGACACAAGCAACCAGAGAGAAGGGCAATCCAAGAGTCGACCTTGCCATATATTGCCTTCATGTAATGAGGACAGCATAAACAGCAGCCGTGCCGGCACCAGCACAGAGAAGTATGGCCTGCGACCCAGAACTATCATCAAGCGTCTGCAGCTGGACCGGGGCCACCAACAGGTTTCCAAGGAACCCAAAGGCCTGGCGCATCCCAAGTCGAGGCCGGCGCCGCTCTCAAAGTATCGCAGGAAGACAGCCAACGCTCGGGAGCGGCATCGCATGCGAGAGATCAACAACGCCTTCGAGTCACTGCGGCGCGTGCTGCCGGACAAAATTGAGATGGAAGCGGCCTCGTCCAGCAGGACTAAGATCACCACGCTGCGTCTCGCCGCTGACTATATCAGAGCCCTGAACGACGtgctgcaggaggatggtggcgAGGCGCTCTGCTCCCTGCAATGCAGCGCGCAGAACACCCTCCTGCGAGTGGCGCCAGTCCCGCcccgccaccacctgctgccgctGGACTATTACTCCCCCGCCACCCACATGGCCCCCTCTGCCTCGCGAGGCTCACTCAGCACCAGCAGCTGCAGTGACTTGGAGGACCTCCTTTCAGACGACTCCTGCAGCCTCCTCGACGACAACTTCGACGTGTTTCACTTCTCGAACTTATCTCTTCCAGATCCATCAGAGCTTCTcctgggagaggaaaaagacaataTTGCCTTTAATACGCAATTGTGTAATTGA